The Lytechinus pictus isolate F3 Inbred chromosome 17, Lp3.0, whole genome shotgun sequence genome contains a region encoding:
- the LOC135157359 gene encoding uncharacterized protein LOC135157359, giving the protein MKKPSSKLQKAVSNSKRQRPKKLSKKRQNHQGSILCSCFDQQPSPDSSCENITVDSASRIDCAKSSQINLPVPAYMKQWTSEEEFMQTDVTMVTGRSNHQDLTELSKGTGATRGVPNSQNTTSEARNQTNRRPSQTNSCDLVGLFYTIVADDCLLSQPSDSEDSNASDIILKQEIEADVHYGSNASCTLSDVEEGNEPRHHSDIAIQLHNKDDSAEADTWFAHENEPSSNVDLRSEEVTSLKKAVSETLNLNQNLNDESGTTEIACISDTHRSMENLCATFSCQQSHDNLFQEEEAAATNEDCDSSSNISVETVNDATLSCHSVNGDTSSCVSGTYSVEFHDSNRTASANIPKKSGNDLDDCSAVDNTVDPNTITLYDQTTPPQSFTDTNANAQERSNVFSEDQAVTEIIARGRRMADEVKQLISELLDVCMQSRGSDAKSVTGHGDFGETPAAASLAACELAADSSAKEDVAHREDLPQSEFSQGCDRSATDINTDEMGDFGAHGRESWPFSAETSSKFDIHEVGDNDECENSERSIDIEVISTPDDRNGNGEILHQSESDSNGPEILISPCEGFNQPEHLEDGARDRDKHRKSISPPDHSNIKRETLMETDIGDDHCDITGHGEDAERNPTNLSRNNSKHNISDSQKDNETSSHTPGKVEPETGTMPQRTDMVWPVEKIIGYDLIDEKQIQEGDHDSSDMGSPHVVEVIGVDVHPDSQSRKANSSEELDIQEGEHTCTSFKSHKIKLIGIDVENPNRMNLCDIKIIGLDVEAPFPDEDISELSPGGVQVNEEGDSARIDTNVLGKVKSQPNKRVESSELGQEVIKDQLQADGDTSHDEKITQEVRHCGITELDQFSVGPAESHLDSHPGQDTADDPATELLKHGGSNPCQDVLGTEQQQEARSPADYCSSPSDSSSLSPGYPSSPCSSFEIIQHQDVLEGDLPMVPYSPSIRIPLPQQEYNEGLMSPEYEADDIIVNFAAVSAMGDIVPMQHRSGVSPSPPEPVQFEDVNSRSPSPLPQSDLTLLDCLFDICEESLQRFPLKWPPSGEISVKHRSPCKLSLDCIEDRGDRIKSMDSEQSSDIRKELLGNKSGQDEGFFCCETASIDSHCSLTSAETAPESSLTDDSSDYLSCDKSVEVEEESRYENTATSLEIVPGFGCRASNQGIFNGILHPNISPGHTDQILSSQGLKDQKFDTQADLGNTLVAFNTADLDKGVEEDNFVFFLALLTFSLFVYCKYGTRVLQTIIHWVWICQLIIQLITDS; this is encoded by the exons ATCAGCAACCGAGTCCCGACTCAAGCTGTGAGAACATTACCGTTGATAGTGCATCTCGTATCGATTGTGCAAAATCCAGTCAAATCAATTT ACCAGTACCTGCGTATATGAAACAATGGACCTCGGAAGAGGAGTTTATGCAAACAGacgttaccatggttaccgGCAGGAGCAATCATCAAGACTTAACGGAGCT ATCAAAAGGAACAGGTGCTACGAGAGGAGTTCCAAATTCTCAAAACACAACATCG GAGGCAAGGAATCAAACAAATCGCCGTCCATCCCAAACAAACTCATGCGATCTCGTTGGCCTATTCTACACAATAGTAGCCGATGACTGCCTTCTATCTCAGCCGAGTGATAGCGAAGATTCCAATGCTTCGGACATCATCTTGAAACAGGAAATTGAAGCCGATGTCCATTATGGCTCCAATGCGTCCTGCACGCTTAGCGATGTCGAGGAGGGGAATGAACCACGCCACCATTCCGACATTGCAATCCAACTTCACAACAAAGACGACAGCGCTGAAGCAGACACGTGGTTTGCCCATGAAAACGAACCATCGTCAAACGTTGATCTACGAAGTGAAGAGGTCACAAGTTTAAAAAAGGCAGTAAGTGAAACACTTAACTTGAATCAAAATCTAAACGATGAGTCTGGCACCACTGAAATTGCCTGCATAAGTGACACTCATCGATCAATGGAAAATTTGTGTGCCACTTTTTCCTGTCAACAAAGCCATGACAATCTTTTCCAGGAAGAAGAAGCAGCTGCCACCAACGAAGACTGCGACAGCAGTAGCAACATCAGTGTGGAAACTGTCAATGACGCAACTCTTTCTTGCCACTCAGTTAACGGAGATACGTCTTCATGTGTCTCTGGAACATACTCGGTAGAATTCCATGATTCCAATCGTACTGCATCTGCTAATATTCCTAAGAAAAGTGGTAATGATCTCGATGATTGTTCTGCTGTCGACAATACTGTTGATCCCAACACAATTACCCTCTACGACCAAACGACACCTCCGCAGTCATTTACCGATACGAATGCCAATGCGCAAGAAAGAAGCAATGTTTTCTCTGAAGATCAAGCCGTGACTGAGATCATTGCCAGGGGTCGGAGGATGGCTGATGAGGTGAAGCAATTGATATCCGAATTACTGGATGTCTGTATGCAATCCAGAGGGAGCGACGCCAAATCAGTTACAGGACATGGGGACTTTGGAGAAACGCCCGCAGCAGCTTCCTTGGCAGCATGTGAACTTGCGGCCGATTCCTCAGCAAAGGAGGATGTGGCCCACAGAGAGGATTTGCCACAATCAGAATTCAGCCAGGGATGTGATCGATCTGCAACAGATATCAACACAGACGAAATGGGTGATTTTGGAGCGCATGGGAGAGAAAGTTGGCCATTCTCTGCAGAAACATCATCTAAATTTGACATACATGAAGTTGGGGATAATGACGAGTGCGAAAATAGTGAGCGGTCAATCGATATTGAAGTGATATCTACCCCGGATGATCGTAATGGAAACGGGGAAATTCTTCACCAATCAGAGTCAGATTCTAATGGACCGGAAATTCTTATAAGTCCTTGTGAAGGTTTCAATCAACCAGAGCACCTAGAAGATGGAGCCAGAGATAGAGATAAACATCGCAAATCAATTTCACCACCGGATCACTCCAATATTAAAAGGGAGACATTGATGGAGACTGACATCGGTGATGATCATTGTGATATCACTGGACATGGTGAAGACGCTGAAAGAAATCCGACCAATCTATCAAGGAACAATAGTAAGCACAATATCTCAGATTCTCAAAAAGACAACGAGACGTCTTCACACACACCTGGCAAAGTTGAGCCTGAAACTGGCACCATGCCCCAACGCACAGATATGGTGTGGCCAGTCGAGAAAATAATTGGCTATGATCTCATTGATGAAAAGCAAATACAGGAAGGCGACCACGATAGTTCTGATATGGGATCACCCCATGTCGTGGAGGTCATAGGTGTAGACGTACATCCAGATTCACAGAGTAGGAAGGCCAACTCATCAGAAGAACTAGACATTCAAGAAGGCGAACATACATGCACATCGTTTAAAAGTCACAAGATCAAGTTAATTGGGATAGATGTAGAAAATCCAAATCGTATGAACCTGTGTGATATTAAAATCATAGGGTTGGATGTAGAAgccccttttccagatgaggatATCTCCGAGCTTAGTCCAGGTGGTGTGCAAGTGAACGAGGAAGGAGATTCTGCGAGAATAGATACAAACGTTCTTGGTAAAGTCAAAAGTCAACCCAACAAAAGAGTGGAAAGCTCAGAACTTGGTCAAGAGGTCATAAAAGATCAATTACAGGCTGATGGGGACACATCACATGATGAAAAAATCACTCAGGAAGTAAGACATTGTGGAATTACTGAACTCGATCAATTCAGTGTAGGTCCGGCTGAATCTCACCTGGATTCACATCCTGGCCAGGATACTGCAGATGATCCTGCAACGGAATTATTGAAGCATGGAGGGAGCAATCCTTGTCAGGATGTCCTCGGAACAGAACAACAACAGGAAGCCAGAAGCCCAGCAGACTATTGCTCCTCACCTAGCGACAGTAGCTCACTGTCCCCTGGATATCCTTCTTCACCGTGTAGCTCCTTCGAGATCATACAACATCAGGATGTATTAGAGGGTGACTTACCAATGGTTCCTTATTCACCATCAATCCGTATACCCCTTCCTCAACAGGAGTACAATGAAGGACTCATGTCCCCAGAATATGAAGCTGATGATATCATCGTCAACTTTGCAGCAGTATCCGCAATGGGTGATATTGTGCCTATGCAACACCGGTCGGGTGTTTCCCCATCGCCACCTGAACCCGTTCAATTTGAAGATGTGAATAGTAGGTCCCCTTCACCACTTCCTCAAAGTGACCTTACACTTCTGGACTGTCTTTTCGACATCTGTGAAGAAAGTCTTCAGCGATTTCCTCTAAAATGGCCTCCTTCGGGAGAGATTTCTGTCAAGCACAGGTCACCATGCAAGCTGTCACTGGACTGCATTGAAGACCGTGGAGACAGAATTAAGAGTATGGATAGTGAGCAGTCTTCTGATATAAGGAAGGAATTGCTTGGCAACAAGAGTGGACAAGACGAAGGGTTCTTCTGTTGTGAAACAGCCAGCATCGATTCACACTGCTCATTGACAAGTGCAGAAACTGCACCCGAGAGCTCACTGACAGACGATTCATCCGATTACCTCTCCTGCGATAAATCCGTTGAGGTCGAAGAAGAATCACGCTATGAGAATACAGCCACTAGCCTTGAAATCGTTCCAGGCTTTGGTTGCCGGGCTAGCAATCAAGGAATCTTCAATGGTATATTACATCCCAATATCTCACCGGGACATACTGACCAAATTCTCTCATCACAAGGACTAAAAGATCAAAAATTTGACACACAGGCAGACCTGGGGAATACTTTAGTAGCATTCAATACAGCTGATCTGGACAAAGGTGTAGAAGAGGATAACTTTGTATTCTTTCTTGCACTCCTTACCTTTTCCTTGTTCGTGTACTGCAAGTATGGTACACGTGTCCTACAGACAATCATTCATTGGGTTTGGATCTGCCAACTGATAATTCAACTCATAACAGACTCTTaa